The Mastacembelus armatus chromosome 9, fMasArm1.2, whole genome shotgun sequence genome contains a region encoding:
- the rasl10a gene encoding ras-like protein family member 10A codes for MVETLSIAVIGAPGVGKTSIIRQFIYNDFSEVYTPTRTRYVYRPSVILNGNMYELKILDVPPISSFPSSSSQEWLDLRCRGVRNANAYILVYDICCVESFEYVKMIRQQIVEHREGSSSEVPILVVGNKRDLQRQRFMPRRAVSVLVKKTWKCGYVECSAKFNWHVVLLFKELLGIAVARGMRQNHTSIRLQGALQRNRCTIM; via the exons ATGGTGGAGACGCTGAGTATCGCAGTCATCGGTGCTCCCGGAGTGGGGAAAACTTCTATAATCCGCCAGTTCATCTATAACGATTTCTCGGAGGTGTACACGCCGACCAGGACCAGATATGTGTACAGACCCTCCGTCATACTGAACGGAAACATGTACGAGCTGAAGATTTTGGACGTCCCGCCAATCTCCTCGTTTCCCTCAAGCTCCAGCCAG GAGTGGTTGGATTTGCGCTGCAGAGGTGTTCGCAATGCCAACGCCTACATCCTGGTGTATGACATCTGCTGTGTGGAGAGCTTCGAATATGTCAAAATGATCAGACAGCAGATAGTGGAGCACAG GGAaggcagcagcagtgaggtGCCAATACTGGTGGTGGGCAACAAGAGAGATCTGCAGCGACAAAGATTCATGCCTCGCAGGGCAGTGTCAGTGCTGGTGAAGAAGACCTGGAAGTGTGGTTATGTGGAGTGCTCTGCCAAATTTAACTGGCACGTAGTGCTGCTCTTCAAGGAGCTGCTAGGCATTGCTGTGGCACGTGGCATGCGCCAGAACCACACCTCGATCCGTCTACAGGGGGCACTACAGAGGAATCGCTGCACCATCATGTGA